The Deinococcus sedimenti genome window below encodes:
- a CDS encoding S1C family serine protease produces the protein MKGKGVGVLLVLVGLGLGATLLRDQVPLGSAQQGTAPAAAPLNEPGARLQNEQNTIDVVGRFEPGLVFISTEEVVPQDPFAMMFGGGQEEVQRGVGSGFFVNDAGDILTNYHVVAGEGSDGAAAKITVRVMGQEGSVPAQVVGLAPQYDLALIRAPGLKKNLIRPIPLGSSASLKVGQKAIAMGAPFGLDFSVTEGIVSSTARQIPIGFGGANGQGITQKAIQTDAAINPGNSGGPLLDSGGRVIGINTQIYSPAGQGGGVGQSAGVGFAIPIDTARNLLPRLQAAQGGEVNAPGIGIRGGLAVQSRQGLLPVGLSVLSSAGKRQLGLPDQGLVVGQVEPGSPAARAGLRAGTRQQEFRGGVILLGGDVITRADGEPVDALEDLQAALIDKKEGDTVTLTVVRGEATREVKVTLDASSFTVRTGQ, from the coding sequence ATGAAGGGTAAGGGTGTGGGGGTGCTGCTGGTGCTGGTGGGCCTGGGACTGGGCGCGACGCTGCTACGGGATCAGGTGCCGCTGGGGTCGGCGCAGCAGGGCACGGCCCCGGCGGCCGCGCCGCTGAACGAGCCGGGCGCCCGCCTCCAGAACGAGCAGAACACCATTGATGTCGTGGGGCGTTTCGAGCCGGGGCTGGTGTTCATCAGCACCGAGGAGGTCGTGCCGCAGGATCCGTTCGCGATGATGTTCGGTGGCGGTCAGGAGGAGGTGCAGCGTGGCGTGGGCAGCGGTTTCTTCGTGAACGACGCGGGCGACATCCTGACGAATTACCACGTGGTGGCGGGTGAGGGGTCGGATGGCGCGGCGGCGAAGATCACGGTGCGCGTGATGGGTCAGGAGGGCAGCGTGCCCGCCCAGGTGGTGGGGCTCGCGCCGCAGTACGATCTGGCGCTGATCCGCGCGCCGGGCCTGAAGAAGAACCTGATCCGCCCGATTCCGCTGGGCAGCAGCGCCTCGCTGAAGGTGGGGCAGAAGGCGATCGCGATGGGAGCGCCGTTCGGGCTGGATTTCAGCGTCACCGAAGGCATCGTGAGCAGCACCGCGCGGCAGATCCCGATCGGGTTCGGCGGGGCGAACGGGCAGGGCATCACGCAGAAGGCGATCCAGACGGACGCGGCGATCAACCCGGGGAACAGCGGGGGGCCGCTGCTGGACAGTGGTGGGCGTGTGATCGGCATCAACACGCAGATCTACTCCCCGGCGGGTCAGGGGGGCGGCGTGGGCCAGAGTGCCGGGGTGGGGTTCGCCATTCCGATCGACACGGCGAGGAACCTCCTGCCCAGACTGCAGGCGGCGCAGGGAGGCGAGGTGAACGCGCCGGGCATCGGGATCCGGGGTGGGCTGGCGGTGCAGAGCCGTCAGGGCCTGCTGCCGGTGGGGCTGAGTGTGCTGTCCAGTGCCGGGAAGCGGCAGCTGGGCCTGCCGGATCAGGGGCTGGTGGTGGGGCAGGTGGAGCCGGGCAGCCCGGCGGCGCGCGCGGGTCTGCGGGCCGGGACCAGGCAGCAGGAGTTCCGGGGTGGGGTGATCCTGCTGGGCGGTGACGTGATCACCCGCGCGGACGGGGAGCCGGTGGACGCGCTGGAAGACCTGCAGGCGGCGCTGATCGACAAGAAGGAGGGGGACACCGTGACGCTGACGGTCGTGCGTGGCGAGGCGACGCGTGAGGTGAAGGTGACGCTGGACGCGTCGTCGTTCACGGTCCGCACCGGGCAGTGA
- a CDS encoding nucleotidyltransferase domain-containing protein, with amino-acid sequence MTLEQAARDLRTHLGDFLDRNRTDGVFHIQPGGPGSVPALTDLDVPELHLDLLPETPTDAQRAALTRLGYQRHDDRTWTHPGGWRLILPDHGSGWRAEQAALRDLLLHDPGAARAYRAAHQQGGRAHADATMRPAALAHHARTVGLTPARQITQLLTPLDAPWMIAAGYALDLHLGHTARPHDDLDVILPRDVQTQLPDLLRGWRLDTPVDGTYQPYVAPLDAPHHQIHARHPDLRGVLMLDVLLTDLSGDTWRYRRDPRVTLPLHRARKVSPDGLPYLTPEAVLLFKAGTAGRDPRGKDETDFQRVLPTLTGEARAWLHDALNRTSPDHPWLTELGSVTPQS; translated from the coding sequence ATGACGCTCGAACAGGCCGCCCGTGACCTCCGAACGCACCTGGGTGACTTCCTCGACCGCAACCGCACCGACGGCGTTTTTCATATTCAGCCCGGCGGACCCGGCAGCGTTCCGGCCCTGACTGACCTGGACGTGCCCGAGTTGCACCTGGACCTGCTGCCCGAAACCCCTACCGACGCGCAGCGCGCCGCCCTGACCCGCCTCGGCTACCAGCGCCACGACGATCGCACCTGGACGCACCCCGGCGGGTGGCGCCTGATCCTCCCCGACCACGGCAGCGGCTGGCGCGCCGAACAGGCCGCGCTACGAGACCTCCTCCTTCACGACCCTGGCGCCGCCCGCGCCTACCGCGCCGCTCACCAGCAGGGGGGACGCGCGCACGCCGACGCCACCATGCGTCCCGCCGCCCTGGCCCACCACGCCCGCACCGTCGGCCTGACCCCCGCCCGGCAGATCACCCAGCTGCTGACTCCGCTGGACGCTCCGTGGATGATCGCCGCCGGGTACGCCCTCGACCTGCACCTCGGCCACACCGCGCGGCCTCACGACGACCTCGACGTGATCCTCCCCCGCGACGTCCAGACCCAGCTCCCCGACCTACTGCGCGGCTGGCGACTCGACACGCCCGTGGACGGCACGTACCAGCCCTACGTCGCTCCCCTGGATGCGCCCCACCACCAGATTCACGCCCGCCACCCCGACCTGCGCGGCGTCCTGATGCTCGACGTCCTCCTGACCGACCTCAGCGGCGACACCTGGCGCTACCGCCGCGACCCCCGCGTGACCCTCCCCCTCCACCGCGCGCGGAAGGTCAGCCCCGACGGGCTGCCGTACCTCACCCCGGAAGCCGTGCTGCTGTTCAAGGCAGGCACCGCCGGACGCGACCCGCGCGGCAAGGACGAGACCGACTTCCAGCGCGTCCTGCCCACCCTGACGGGAGAGGCCCGCGCGTGGCTGCACGACGCCCTGAATCGCACGAGTCCAGACCACCCCTGGCTAACCGAGCTGGGCTCTGTGACCCCGCAGTCATGA
- a CDS encoding ExeM/NucH family extracellular endonuclease has product MNKTVTCSAALLALTSLLAACNPAPTPPTYTCPAGATITNIAAVQGTTDTSPLAGQTVTVRGVVTLDAQAGLSGFYVQDIAPDQKADTSDGVFVYTATTPRTVKVGEVVEVTGTVKEFSGLTEIDTVTTLTSCGTTSLPGATAVTLPAASATALEATEGMLITIKQPLTVTDTFTLGRFGELGLSSGGRLFNPTNGQGGDATSNKLRTIRLDDLSSKQNPETIPYLTSSDPQTATRRAGDTVSGLEGVLHYANGNYKVQPTKTPAFTASNPRTTAPKEVGGSIKVAGANVLNYFTTLGSAGRGASNPNEFARQKAKIVAELRALNADVITLMEVENNSETALNDLVTALNTASGRTEYASVKTGTVGTDAIRVAIIYRPDRVDAVGAAQIDTATVYSRPPVAQTFRDRAGKGIFTVMANHFKSKGSCPTSGDTDQGQGCWNQLRVEQAKAVLAFADRLKVTDPDVLVMGDLNAYGAEDPIKTIEAAGFESLNKRIPAEDRYSYQFNGEFGYLDHALSSAALAAQVTGITEWHVNSDEPVILDYNTEFKKNPDCTAASCTSPDLYAPTPYRSSDHDPVLVGLNLKADADPVLPLTVQASGASSVTAGQPYTLTYTTGGGPDSVSVTWGDGSSDTLNVAGGTATHTYAAAGTFTVTVTAKRGATETTSTKQVTVQSVVETGSVYFSEYVEGTSSNKAIEIYNGKNVPVAAGTLTVNLYSNGATTPSPSNVFTLAATIAPGATYVIVNPSAVAALKAYANAQSTVTNFNGNDALELVLNGQRVDVLGQIGFDPVTAWGAGMTSSTMDKTLRRKASITSGDANGSDAFDPAVEWDGFAADTFDGLGVR; this is encoded by the coding sequence ATGAACAAGACCGTGACGTGCAGCGCCGCGCTGCTGGCCCTGACTTCCCTCCTGGCCGCCTGCAACCCCGCCCCGACCCCCCCCACCTACACCTGCCCTGCCGGGGCCACCATCACCAACATCGCCGCCGTGCAGGGCACGACCGACACCAGCCCCCTGGCCGGTCAGACCGTCACCGTCCGTGGCGTCGTGACGCTCGACGCCCAGGCGGGCCTCAGCGGCTTCTACGTGCAGGACATCGCCCCCGATCAGAAGGCCGACACCAGTGACGGCGTGTTCGTGTACACCGCCACGACCCCCCGAACCGTGAAGGTCGGCGAGGTCGTCGAGGTCACCGGAACCGTCAAGGAATTCAGTGGACTGACCGAAATCGACACGGTGACCACCCTGACCTCCTGCGGCACCACCAGCCTGCCGGGCGCCACCGCCGTCACGCTGCCCGCCGCCTCGGCCACCGCGCTCGAAGCGACCGAAGGCATGCTCATCACCATCAAGCAGCCCCTGACGGTCACCGACACGTTCACCCTGGGCCGCTTCGGGGAACTCGGCCTGTCCAGCGGCGGACGCCTGTTCAACCCCACCAACGGTCAGGGCGGCGACGCCACCAGCAACAAGCTGCGCACCATTCGCCTGGACGATCTGAGCAGCAAGCAGAACCCGGAAACCATTCCCTACCTGACCAGCAGCGACCCGCAGACCGCCACCCGCCGCGCCGGCGACACCGTCAGCGGGCTGGAAGGGGTCCTGCACTACGCCAACGGCAACTACAAGGTGCAGCCCACCAAAACGCCTGCCTTCACGGCCAGCAACCCCCGCACCACTGCGCCCAAAGAAGTGGGCGGCAGCATCAAGGTCGCCGGCGCCAACGTCCTGAACTACTTCACGACGCTCGGCAGCGCCGGGCGTGGTGCCAGCAACCCCAATGAATTTGCCCGCCAGAAAGCCAAGATCGTGGCCGAACTGCGCGCCCTGAACGCCGACGTCATCACGCTGATGGAAGTTGAGAACAACAGCGAAACGGCCCTCAACGACCTGGTCACCGCCCTGAACACCGCCAGCGGCCGCACCGAGTACGCCAGCGTCAAGACCGGTACCGTCGGCACGGACGCCATCCGCGTCGCGATCATCTACCGCCCTGACCGTGTGGATGCCGTGGGTGCCGCGCAGATCGACACGGCCACCGTGTACTCCCGCCCGCCCGTCGCGCAGACCTTCCGCGACCGCGCCGGCAAGGGCATCTTCACCGTCATGGCCAACCACTTCAAGAGCAAGGGCAGCTGCCCCACCAGCGGCGACACCGACCAGGGACAGGGCTGCTGGAATCAGCTGCGCGTCGAGCAGGCCAAAGCAGTGCTGGCCTTCGCTGACCGCCTGAAAGTGACCGACCCGGACGTCCTGGTCATGGGAGACCTGAACGCCTACGGCGCCGAGGACCCCATCAAGACCATCGAAGCGGCCGGATTCGAAAGCCTGAACAAACGCATTCCTGCCGAGGACCGGTACAGCTACCAGTTCAACGGTGAATTCGGCTACCTGGACCACGCCCTGTCCAGCGCCGCCCTCGCCGCCCAGGTCACAGGCATCACCGAGTGGCACGTCAACAGCGACGAACCCGTCATTCTCGACTACAACACCGAGTTCAAGAAGAACCCCGACTGCACGGCGGCGTCCTGCACCAGCCCCGACCTGTACGCGCCCACCCCCTACCGCAGCAGTGACCACGACCCCGTCCTGGTCGGCCTGAACCTGAAAGCCGACGCTGACCCCGTCCTCCCCCTGACCGTGCAGGCCAGCGGTGCCAGCAGCGTCACGGCCGGTCAGCCCTACACCCTGACGTACACCACCGGCGGCGGCCCGGACAGCGTCAGCGTCACCTGGGGGGACGGCAGCAGCGATACCCTGAACGTCGCGGGCGGCACAGCCACCCACACCTACGCTGCAGCTGGGACGTTCACCGTGACCGTCACCGCCAAGCGTGGCGCCACGGAGACCACTAGCACCAAGCAGGTAACCGTGCAGAGCGTCGTGGAAACCGGCAGCGTGTACTTCAGCGAGTACGTCGAGGGCACCAGCAGCAACAAGGCGATCGAGATCTACAACGGGAAAAACGTGCCGGTCGCTGCGGGTACCCTCACGGTGAACCTGTACAGCAACGGGGCGACCACGCCCAGCCCCAGCAACGTGTTCACGCTCGCCGCGACCATCGCACCGGGCGCGACGTACGTCATCGTCAACCCCAGTGCGGTCGCGGCGCTCAAGGCCTACGCGAACGCGCAGAGCACCGTCACGAACTTCAACGGTAATGACGCGTTGGAACTCGTCCTGAATGGCCAGCGAGTCGACGTGCTGGGCCAGATCGGGTTCGATCCTGTCACGGCGTGGGGCGCGGGCATGACCTCCTCCACCATGGATAAGACGCTGCGTCGCAAGGCATCGATCACCAGCGGCGACGCGAACGGCTCGGATGCGTTCGATCCTGCTGTGGAGTGGGACGGCTTCGCGGCCGACACGTTCGACGGACTCGGCGTGCGCTGA
- the hslO gene encoding Hsp33 family molecular chaperone HslO — translation MTAPLPDSFILRGVAANGTLRLVGMDSTRITEDARVRHGLSKTATAALGRTMTASALLAIVLGKKTDSRVNVRVEGGGPVGWVVAEGSADGRVRGYVRHPDADLPVRERDGKLDVGGLVGTDGEIGVTRLLDNGEPYTGSATLVSGEIAEDVSMYLGVSEQIPNAVLLGVYEEGGRVAHAGGLLVQAMPGVTDETLAKLEANIRAMGQLTDSLRQGGLLTAIQRATEGLDLHLAPDAQAARFECRCSRDRAADSLKFFTAAERQDMIDTGGQEIVCHWCNERYQLTPDEIAALDEQPLRAQA, via the coding sequence ATGACTGCCCCTCTGCCCGACTCGTTCATCCTCCGTGGCGTGGCCGCCAACGGCACCCTGCGCCTCGTGGGCATGGACTCCACCCGCATCACTGAAGACGCCCGCGTCCGCCACGGCCTCTCCAAGACCGCCACCGCCGCACTGGGCCGCACCATGACCGCCAGCGCCCTCCTTGCCATCGTGCTCGGCAAGAAAACGGACAGTCGCGTCAATGTCCGCGTCGAGGGCGGCGGCCCCGTCGGCTGGGTCGTCGCCGAGGGCAGCGCCGACGGCCGCGTCCGCGGTTACGTCCGCCACCCCGACGCCGACCTGCCCGTCCGCGAGCGCGACGGCAAACTCGACGTCGGCGGACTGGTCGGCACCGACGGCGAGATCGGCGTTACCCGCCTCCTCGACAACGGCGAACCCTACACCGGCAGCGCCACCCTCGTCAGCGGCGAGATCGCCGAGGACGTCAGCATGTACCTCGGCGTGTCCGAACAGATCCCCAACGCCGTTCTGCTCGGCGTGTACGAGGAAGGCGGCCGCGTCGCGCACGCCGGCGGTCTTCTCGTCCAGGCGATGCCCGGCGTCACCGACGAGACCCTCGCGAAACTGGAAGCGAACATCCGCGCCATGGGCCAGCTGACCGACAGCCTCCGCCAGGGCGGCCTGCTGACCGCCATCCAGCGCGCCACCGAAGGACTCGACCTGCACCTCGCCCCCGACGCACAGGCCGCCCGGTTCGAATGCCGCTGCTCCCGCGACCGCGCCGCCGACAGCCTGAAGTTCTTCACCGCCGCCGAACGCCAGGACATGATCGACACCGGCGGCCAGGAAATCGTGTGCCACTGGTGCAACGAACGCTACCAGCTGACACCAGACGAGATCGCCGCGCTGGACGAACAGCCCCTGCGCGCCCAGGCCTGA
- a CDS encoding ABC transporter substrate-binding protein: protein MKNKTLSAVALATLSLTLAACNNKQAGGAESTLVIQQSADILTLDPGTTYDTSSGQIVENMYETLVGYEGNDITKVVPVLATEWQEGQDGREYRFTLRDGVKFHTGNDFTCADAEYTIRRNLVTNTADSGNWFLAESLLGTPSNANDDTSITWAKISSAVKCDGNTLIFTLPAVDPAFMTKLAYIGQGIVDSKHAQEVGEWDGTEATWKEWVGKDILGSELSKQPSGTGAYKLVNRDANAITLTAFDGYWGEDKPQIKNVILQKVPEEAARVQAFLKGDADFIEVPRAIISSQLQGKPGVAVLDDLTNTTAAGFSMNQKIEAGSGMIGSGKLDGQGVPTDFFKDADVRRGFVASFDVPTYIEQVQEGKGTARNFLLPDSFPGYDSNLEAAKFDPELAKAAFQRAWGGQVWDKGFTVNVSYRAGAQTQQTAMELLKKNIEALNPKFKVNIVAKEWSELISSKNVPKEAMVMTAWAPDYADPDNFVSTFYASNGYYAPRINAQDAQIDGWIKEARSTTDTARRDELYAQIAKRALDEAYYINMPAQPNVFPYRDNIKGVSADTFNPMIAFTSGTYWKNLSKE, encoded by the coding sequence ATGAAGAACAAGACCCTCAGCGCCGTGGCGCTGGCCACACTGTCCCTGACCCTCGCCGCCTGCAACAACAAGCAGGCTGGCGGCGCCGAAAGCACCCTGGTCATCCAGCAGTCCGCCGACATCCTGACGCTCGACCCGGGCACCACCTACGACACGTCCAGCGGTCAGATCGTCGAGAACATGTACGAGACCCTGGTCGGGTACGAAGGCAACGACATCACGAAGGTCGTGCCGGTCCTCGCCACCGAGTGGCAGGAAGGGCAGGACGGCAGGGAGTACCGCTTCACCCTGCGGGACGGCGTGAAGTTCCACACCGGCAACGACTTCACGTGCGCGGACGCCGAGTACACCATCCGACGTAACCTCGTGACGAACACCGCCGACAGCGGCAACTGGTTCCTTGCCGAGAGCCTGCTGGGCACCCCCAGCAACGCCAACGACGACACCAGCATCACCTGGGCCAAGATCAGCAGCGCCGTCAAGTGCGACGGGAACACCCTGATCTTCACGCTGCCTGCCGTGGACCCGGCGTTCATGACCAAACTGGCGTACATCGGCCAGGGCATCGTGGACAGCAAGCACGCCCAGGAAGTCGGCGAGTGGGACGGGACCGAAGCCACCTGGAAAGAATGGGTGGGCAAGGACATCCTGGGTAGCGAGCTGAGCAAGCAGCCCAGCGGCACCGGCGCGTACAAGCTGGTCAACCGCGATGCGAACGCCATCACCCTGACCGCCTTCGACGGGTACTGGGGCGAGGACAAGCCCCAGATCAAGAACGTGATCCTGCAGAAGGTGCCTGAAGAGGCTGCCCGCGTGCAGGCGTTCCTGAAGGGCGACGCGGACTTCATCGAGGTGCCCCGCGCGATCATCAGCAGCCAGCTGCAGGGCAAGCCCGGCGTGGCCGTGCTGGATGACCTGACGAACACCACCGCCGCCGGGTTCAGCATGAACCAGAAGATCGAGGCGGGCAGCGGCATGATCGGCAGCGGCAAGCTCGACGGTCAGGGCGTCCCCACCGACTTCTTCAAGGACGCCGACGTGCGCCGCGGCTTCGTGGCGTCCTTCGACGTGCCCACGTACATCGAGCAGGTGCAGGAAGGCAAGGGCACGGCCCGCAACTTCCTGCTGCCCGACTCCTTCCCCGGGTACGACAGCAACCTCGAAGCGGCGAAGTTCGATCCTGAACTCGCCAAGGCCGCCTTCCAGCGCGCCTGGGGCGGACAGGTCTGGGACAAGGGCTTCACGGTCAACGTCTCCTACCGCGCCGGAGCCCAGACCCAGCAGACGGCCATGGAACTGCTGAAGAAGAACATCGAAGCCCTGAACCCCAAGTTCAAGGTGAATATCGTCGCCAAGGAATGGAGCGAACTGATCAGCTCCAAGAACGTGCCCAAGGAAGCGATGGTCATGACCGCCTGGGCGCCCGACTACGCCGACCCGGACAACTTCGTGTCCACCTTCTACGCCAGCAACGGCTACTACGCCCCGCGCATCAACGCGCAGGACGCGCAGATCGACGGCTGGATCAAGGAGGCGCGCAGCACCACCGACACGGCCCGCCGCGACGAACTGTACGCGCAGATCGCCAAGCGCGCTCTGGACGAGGCGTACTACATCAACATGCCCGCCCAGCCGAACGTGTTCCCGTACCGGGACAACATCAAGGGGGTCAGCGCCGATACCTTCAACCCCATGATCGCCTTCACCAGCGGCACGTACTGGAAGAACCTCAGCAAGGAGTAA
- a CDS encoding response regulator translates to MLDAETLEAGSTRPITLLLVDDHPVVRKGTRELLESEADLRVIGEAGSGEEAILRARELTPDVILMDVSMPGMNGIDATRAIKAERPGVGVLVLTSYDDDAYVFALLEAGAAGYLLKNASEDDLLGAVRAVAAGESALHPSVAKKVLERFSTHTTPTPPEDDLSPRELEVLRVAATGRTNKEIARDLDISPRTVQVHLANIFSKLGVGSRTEAVLYGIKRGWIDPKNL, encoded by the coding sequence ATGCTCGACGCCGAAACCCTCGAAGCCGGTTCCACGCGCCCCATCACGCTGCTGCTCGTGGATGACCACCCGGTCGTGCGCAAGGGCACGCGTGAACTGCTGGAAAGCGAGGCGGACCTGCGCGTGATCGGCGAGGCAGGCAGCGGCGAGGAGGCCATCCTGCGCGCGCGGGAACTGACGCCCGACGTGATCCTGATGGACGTCAGTATGCCCGGCATGAACGGCATTGACGCCACCCGCGCCATCAAGGCCGAGCGGCCCGGCGTGGGCGTGCTGGTCCTGACCAGCTACGACGACGACGCGTACGTGTTCGCGCTGCTGGAGGCGGGCGCCGCCGGGTACCTGCTGAAGAACGCCTCTGAAGACGACTTGCTCGGCGCCGTGCGCGCCGTGGCCGCCGGGGAGAGCGCGCTGCACCCCAGCGTGGCGAAGAAGGTCCTGGAACGCTTCAGCACCCACACCACCCCCACGCCCCCCGAGGACGACCTGAGCCCCCGTGAACTGGAGGTGCTGCGCGTGGCTGCCACCGGTCGCACGAACAAGGAGATCGCCCGGGACCTGGACATCAGCCCCCGCACCGTGCAGGTGCACCTGGCGAACATCTTCTCCAAGCTGGGGGTCGGGAGCCGCACCGAGGCGGTCCTGTACGGCATCAAGCGCGGCTGGATCGACCCGAAGAACCTGTAG